tttatttcaaaccctaggagttacttctacgttatgcttacactgctatgctatgctcgtagacgtggtttggtttgagtgattcatgacagatgtgagagattattatgaattaagggtttatttaaggtggctactttaatacaaatctgggtggattgtttgtgggcacctgtggaatccagtgttgtccaaggagatcccggggaatccgtgtgatcatcctatggtttgccaccctggctcaaagggatcataagattattcaggctagatacttccgtgtgcagccacaagccattatgggctctggcatagttgagtatgttgtgtgacctctttcagtggtaaactaacagatttaggggatgtaggtggtacggtttacccatcgaaagagttaatgcttctgaaagactgtgtctcggtcatccgtttttcaaacatcatgtagtgcgagaaattcaatggaggagatcgagtcttgtggggaaaagtgtgcaaacctctgcagagtgtataaactaatcatggtaagccgtgtccccggttatggacatcttgagtatctggttcttgaattattatgatgatctcatcactttacttaaataatttgttgggttattgattattaattgggattgagatggggtttccattctcgttttcaacaaactttgtagctaaataaaatttattcctttgcagtagggaaaaattggcttttacGCAAAAAaaacatagagcctccaccagccatatatgcatgtagatatagctgttaccttgttcattgctctacagtgttattttgctagcatattccatgtgctgacccgtttcgggctacaacgtattatgttgcagactttttagacgaagagtaaggtgcgctaggtcgttgttgtgcactcagctttccgttggagttgatggactcgtttaccttcgatgcttccacagttatcttatttagatggccttaagccatattattgtaataagttctattttgagatattcgatgtaataagtgtgtgattgcactctgttataaatccttcaagtactgtgtgtgtcagcattaccgatccagggatgacacttatgcacagagatttgaccgtctgaggtcggatcgctacatagTGTGAATGCTCGTATCAGTAGATTGTATCAATATTGAGAGATCATGAGCCCACGATTTGGAACAGAGAGAGCAGTTGAGTCTTGGGTTGGGGATCGTGGACTAGGGTTTCAGgacatttttgcaaaaaaaagttgTTTAGTCCAGAAGCGGGCGGCTAAATGCAAATATTCATTGTGTTGAATACAAAGTGCATGATTTAGATCGTCTAGTGGAGAATGGAAAGGATACACAGACACACAAAACAGATGGATGCACTAGACATGTTGCCGTAACGATGCATGACATGCATATGTATTGCTTGATGAGTCCCACTAGTGGTAGCTTGCGTTgaggagaaaaaaaatcattatatatggCTCAGCCTACTTTTTTTCATGGGGCATCTTTATCCATATGCCCTCATAGTTGGAAGATACACGGGCATGTATAATGAAGGTGAACATTTTATTCAGAACATGAGAGTGATTAACAACCCACACTCAAAACAAACAAGGATAAAACATTGTGATGTAGAACTATCACATTATTAAGCACCATGCATGACACAGAGGCATCCATAAAGTTCATACTTCCATAGTACCTagttgccgccgctgccgctgccgctcggATGGTAGCATTAATCAGAATCTGAACACGTCCGTCTCCTCACACTTTTCCCTCGGCCTTGGCAACCCTCCATAGTGAGCTCTCTACCACAGTCGCCGGAACGATCTTGGGCGTGGCGAAGGAGAACTTTGATGCCGGCAGGTTCGCCCTATACTCTGGGTTCTCCTGGAGGAACTTCTCCACGTCGCCGCCGGACCGCGCGCGCTTCCCGTTGGGCAGCAAGTAGTACGTGTCCATCTTGGATAGGTCACGCCGCATGATCACCAGCCGCTCCGTCGCAGGTGGCGGGCGCGGGATGCCTGCCTTATCCATGACCCAGATGTAGCTGCTATCGAACGGAATGTCCTCCGGCTGCTTGCAGGAACGGCCGGCGCTGGGGTCCCTGCCACAGAACCAGGGGTCCTCGGCTAAGCTCTCGCGGATCGTCTCGAACTCCTTTTTCGTTGGGATCTTGCGCCATTTCTCACATTTGTAGCATTGGACCGTGTACATGCCGATGGAGTCCTCCAAACCTTTCTTAGTCTGTCAAATCATCAAAAATTAGATTAAGGTGGCACATGTACTAGTAGTTGGTTGTATAAGGCAAGACAGACAGATTATATGAAGTACCAAATTGAATGTACATGGTTAGGACATCAGAAGAATTATCTAATGAAGTAAGAATATGAATGAAGTCAGAATggaaaaacaagaaaaaagaataTGAATGAAGTGAGAATATGAATGTACATGGTTATGAAATCTAAAGaatgaaaaaacaagaaaaaaatgccAAGCACGCATAGAATTTTCTCAAGTTCCATATCGCTTACTTTCTGACAGTCCTCCCGTACTCTATCCATTATCCTAATCATAAGGTTCATTAGGAAACAAACAAGATTTGCTTGCAATAGCTTGGTGTTTGAACGAATTAAATTTTTAATGACATGTTTTTTATAGTATGATAAATTGAACCACATATAATTTTTTACTCCCTCCATTTAAAAATATAGTGCACATTAGCCTTGGTGAAAATTTATAAATATTGGTCCAAATATATGACGCTCATTGTGTTGATGTCAACAGGAAGGGAAACCCTATCCCCTTCTGCCCCGGCTCGGAGGTGCGGAGCCGGCGAGTCACAACCACACACCTTTCCACCGAAGAACACCAATCCAAAGAAGAATCAACACTTGCTGGAACTTCCAATCTCCACAGAAAAACTAATGTTCGGACTCAGAACCAAGGAGCACCCACCAACCACATCACAACTCTCCCAAAGAACCAGAGGCCCATGGGCAGTCCAAGGAGGTCACAACCACAAGGCGCCGTCTCCGCCCAACCGGAGACAGATTTCGGGCTTTCGCTAGGAATCCGGGTCAGGATCGAGAGGAGAAACCTAAGTGGCACCTCTAGGAAGAAAAtcaacacacacacgcgcgcggatgcacacacacacacacacacacacacacaccatgacCGGAGAACCAAACAAGGGTTTCCCCGGAATCGAGCCTACACCACCAGCCCCCACTAGAACCAGATCCAGCGATCAAGGCCGCAAAGCAGACAAGGCCAGTGGGGGAATGAGTTGAGGAGGAGATGAGCCTAACCTTTAGATCTGGAGCAGAAGGTGGGGAATCTGGGTTGCGACCACAATCAGCCAAATCTTCTCCACCCGTGTAGCCGAGGAAGCCGGCTAGCACATCTGACGAACGCTTCCGTGCCGTCCGAGGCCGCCGCCTTGGCGTCCAAGGTCCTTTGCCAGGGAACGAATCAGCAAAAATCTCACCACGACCTTCATCGCCAACCACACAGGCTGGCCCGGCGATCACCTTGGGTGGCGACATGGGAGGGAGAGGGTGGAGGGTGTGGCGGCGCTGGGGAAACCCTAGTCCCCTTGAGTCGCCAGATTCAATGGAGTGATAGGAAAAAGCTGGAAGCCGAGTAGCCAAAAAGTTGTTTGGGAGGACAATGTGAGGTGTGGCTGCTTTCTTTTATGTAATCTATATCTTTTTAGATTAGTTTTCTTTCCTTCCTTTctttatttgtttcttttcttcccttcttgGCTTATCTCAACCCTTCTTTATCTTTCcgtttctttctttattttattttatattcttTGGTTTGCTTACTCCTAGTTGTACGAATAACCTCTATTTGTCTTTTAGTTTATAAATGTTTGAGTAGGgtttttaccctactgtttatagtcaaaaaaattCCCAAGGAAATCCTCTGGCAAGTAGTGTAGTCTGAACTCAAAAAATCCGTCAACAAAGTTAGTCGCATTCATTTTTATGGTTGATCCATTTTTTAGAAAGAAAGGTGATCCTATTAGTAATCAACATAGAATGATTAGGTTTGGAGATAAATATTCATGGACATCGGacctaggaagaagaagaagaaactgaaAAGAAGCATGGAACCATAACCGAATTGTGGAATTATCCCATCAACCATCAGTCCTAGGGTGAACTACGTTGAGGGCATGATTAGGTCCATGGTGGTGGTTAATATGTGGGTGGTAGGATGGTACTTATGTTGGGGTAGATCAAGTGGTATTTATAAAGAACGAAAGAAGTATAATTGCAAATACTCTCTCCGTTGGTAAAATGGTCAATGTAAAAAATGGTGCCTATTATTGAGATGATTGAGTAGTTGGAAAATTGTGAATTCAACAATTTTTACATCAAAAGTGAAGTAACTTACTATAGAGATATGACCTATACATGGCCATATTTATtggttatgcaaacatacacaaGTAATAATTGTTGTTGAGAGGATTTATTGGCATCAATCAATTGTTTTTATTGAGAGAATATTGTAACACTAATTTCGTTGGAGAGGATTTCGTCATTTAGTTGGCATTATGTATGTGATCAGATATATGTTTGTCGGAAACTAATGGATTTGTTGGACTCAATGAATTGGTTTTATTGATAATATACGGTGATATTACTTTTTAGAGGATTTTGACATCTGTTTAGTTGTAATCTATGCGGTGAGATATATATGCGTCTAAAGTTTTATGATAAAAAATACTCAAGAAATGCTTTAATATTGTATGTTAAGAAAGACATGCATGGTTAAGACTATGAATCTTATGACTACAATGAATACAACATAACTTTTTTGAGGTCACcaacataattagaaagataaaaAGACAAGAAACCAAAACCGGATCATAGATTTACCTCATTAGGCATAGCCTATGGGGTTAGTTACCTAGATGAGCCTATTTGCTATTAGAAGTGGCAATTGTTATTAGGGGTGGACCTAGAAATTTTGTGGAAATGGAGCATTTCTTGTATAATTGTAAAGAATTGAAGGGTTTTAATTTAGAGTAAGAAAGATATAGTTTTGTGTGCCCTTACCATTTCTGCTGCCATTTTTAGTAGCACGTGGATTCAAGACATTAGCGATCACATCTATCAGAGACCAAGATTTAAATCATATGTAAGAGGATGAAATAAACCAAAGTCGGTGACCACCACCTTGTATATATAGTGATAGCCCACAAGCGTGGGGGATCTAttatagccttttcgataagtatgagtgtcgaacccaatgaggggATCAACATAGGATTAGTTCTCTCATGTTCTATCAACCACACTCATACAACTCTAAGCAC
This DNA window, taken from Triticum aestivum cultivar Chinese Spring chromosome 1D, IWGSC CS RefSeq v2.1, whole genome shotgun sequence, encodes the following:
- the LOC123169806 gene encoding methyl-CpG-binding domain-containing protein 4 — protein: MSPPKVIAGPACVVGDEGRGEIFADSFPGKGPWTPRRRPRTARKRSSDVLAGFLGYTGGEDLADCGRNPDSPPSAPDLKTKKGLEDSIGMYTVQCYKCEKWRKIPTKKEFETIRESLAEDPWFCGRDPSAGRSCKQPEDIPFDSSYIWVMDKAGIPRPPPATERLVIMRRDLSKMDTYYLLPNGKRARSGGDVEKFLQENPEYRANLPASKFSFATPKIVPATVVESSLWRVAKAEGKV